A single Leptolyngbya ohadii IS1 DNA region contains:
- the ndhI gene encoding NAD(P)H-quinone oxidoreductase subunit I — translation MKFLKQVGDYTKEAIQAAKYIGQGLSVTFDHMQRRPVTVQYPYEKLIPSERFRGRIHFEFDKCIACEVCVRVCPINLPVVDWEFNKETKKKKLNHYSIDFGVCIFCGNCVEYCPTNCLSMTEEYELSTYDRHELNYDNVALGRLPASVVQNPMVTPLRELVYLPKGVLDPHDLPENATRAGKLPQEILEEAESK, via the coding sequence CTGAAGTTTCTTAAGCAAGTCGGCGACTATACAAAAGAAGCAATTCAGGCTGCCAAGTACATCGGTCAGGGTTTATCTGTCACCTTCGACCATATGCAGCGTCGTCCAGTCACGGTTCAGTATCCCTACGAAAAGCTGATCCCTTCCGAGCGATTCCGGGGACGGATTCACTTTGAGTTTGACAAGTGTATTGCCTGCGAAGTCTGCGTCCGGGTTTGCCCGATTAACCTGCCCGTAGTGGACTGGGAATTCAACAAAGAAACCAAGAAGAAGAAGCTCAACCACTACAGCATCGACTTCGGGGTTTGCATTTTCTGCGGGAACTGCGTGGAATACTGCCCGACCAACTGCCTCTCCATGACGGAAGAGTACGAGCTTTCCACCTACGATCGCCACGAACTCAACTACGACAACGTTGCGCTGGGTCGTCTACCTGCCAGCGTTGTGCAGAATCCGATGGTGACACCGCTGCGCGAACTGGTCTACCTGCCGAAGGGCGTGCTTGATCCCCACGATTTGCCGGAGAATGCAACCCGCGCCGGAAAGCTGCCCCAGGAAATCTTGGAAGAGGCAGAAAGCAAGTAG
- a CDS encoding RNA polymerase sigma factor, whose product MQIPKFPECNHAIVSSLEHYSDPELLLLFQRHPDAGKYFLAIFCRYSPIVYSLIHHSIKSPAQADYLFAVTWRHIYYELGGLDLRGQNPSEGENPTLQSWLIQVTALCINRVELPPVESIQYSLREASPPLWCFVEQALEQLHPAQRLIVLLSQTFHWSETRIAAYLQAEGQIVTPAEVRRQIEESQKLLESALPADVAAVYLDRSIDSPMDGTGDMADLPLSPTP is encoded by the coding sequence GTGCAGATTCCCAAATTTCCTGAATGCAATCACGCGATCGTCTCTTCTCTGGAACACTACAGCGACCCGGAACTGCTGCTGCTGTTTCAGCGACACCCGGATGCGGGGAAATACTTTCTGGCAATTTTCTGCCGCTACAGCCCGATCGTTTATTCGCTGATCCACCACTCGATTAAATCCCCTGCCCAGGCGGACTACCTGTTTGCCGTAACGTGGCGACACATTTATTACGAGCTGGGCGGACTCGATCTGCGGGGTCAGAACCCTTCGGAGGGGGAGAATCCGACGCTGCAAAGCTGGCTGATTCAGGTGACGGCGCTTTGTATTAATCGAGTCGAACTGCCCCCCGTAGAGTCGATTCAGTATTCTTTACGGGAAGCCTCGCCACCGCTGTGGTGCTTTGTGGAACAGGCATTGGAGCAACTGCATCCTGCCCAGCGATTGATAGTGCTGCTTTCCCAGACATTCCACTGGAGCGAAACCCGGATCGCCGCCTATTTACAGGCAGAAGGACAGATTGTAACCCCTGCTGAAGTGCGCCGACAGATCGAAGAAAGCCAGAAGCTTTTGGAATCCGCCCTGCCTGCCGATGTGGCTGCGGTGTATCTGGATCGATCGATCGACTCTCCAATGGACGGAACTGGCGACATGGCGGATCTGCCGCTTAGCCCAACGCCTTAA
- a CDS encoding HetZ-related protein, which translates to MNPESVNSSCSLSVATEFLCVISQSLGSVTERSATYLASELPDLPIGGSPASIGDPTALEGIPIEETVNPCSTHYSPADRLLREELTAKLLSDCATADLPHSPALRILIDRILTEVERICDKSDRIRNSDQPQTWLLNLAKHRLHKCLHYYKLGSRRGRVELHSHLSTMVYRHIVAGQPQMGFTARYGLIEDFLQGFYIEVLKAFRREHQFPEDYCPRSRLQLAEYMAFTEQYAKRKIGLPGRRTQQLIVLRAQGFAHRQPPETAIDLEMAIENAKSEEAEQFSRSPLVQQVREQMVAEMTDPTDFVLRDRVVTELISYLEAQGQPDCVDYLTLKLQDLSAPEIDDILNLSPRQRDYLQQRFKYHVEKFARSHRWQLVHQWLGADLDQNLGMSMQQWENFLQQLSPDQQQLIQLKRQQRSDQEIAKKLRCTPKQVQKRWVALLEMAWQARNNISP; encoded by the coding sequence ATGAACCCTGAATCTGTGAATTCTTCCTGTTCCCTCTCTGTCGCGACTGAGTTTCTTTGTGTGATTTCCCAGTCCCTCGGATCGGTCACTGAACGATCTGCGACCTACCTCGCCAGCGAGCTACCCGATCTGCCCATCGGTGGTAGTCCTGCTTCAATCGGAGACCCCACTGCCCTGGAAGGTATCCCAATTGAGGAGACGGTCAATCCTTGCTCTACTCACTATTCACCCGCCGATCGCCTGCTTCGGGAAGAATTGACAGCAAAATTACTGAGTGACTGTGCAACCGCTGACTTGCCGCACTCTCCCGCACTCCGTATCCTGATCGATCGCATCCTCACCGAAGTCGAGCGAATTTGCGACAAGAGCGATCGCATCCGTAATTCCGACCAGCCGCAAACCTGGCTGCTGAATTTGGCAAAGCATCGGCTGCACAAGTGCCTCCACTACTACAAACTTGGCTCCAGGCGGGGTCGAGTCGAGCTGCACAGCCACCTCAGTACGATGGTTTACCGCCATATTGTGGCAGGTCAGCCCCAGATGGGATTCACGGCTCGCTATGGGCTGATCGAGGATTTTTTGCAGGGATTTTATATTGAAGTCCTGAAAGCCTTTCGGCGCGAGCATCAGTTCCCGGAAGACTACTGCCCTCGCAGCCGCTTGCAGCTTGCGGAATACATGGCATTTACGGAACAGTACGCCAAACGCAAAATTGGGCTACCCGGTCGCCGTACCCAGCAGCTCATCGTCCTCCGTGCCCAGGGGTTTGCCCACCGACAGCCGCCGGAAACCGCGATCGATCTGGAGATGGCGATCGAAAATGCCAAAAGCGAAGAAGCGGAGCAGTTTAGCCGATCACCCCTGGTACAGCAAGTCCGGGAACAAATGGTCGCCGAAATGACCGACCCCACCGATTTTGTGCTGCGCGATCGGGTTGTGACGGAGCTAATCAGCTATCTGGAAGCACAGGGACAGCCGGACTGCGTAGACTACCTTACGCTCAAACTCCAGGATCTCTCCGCCCCAGAAATTGACGACATCCTCAATCTGTCTCCCCGGCAACGGGACTATTTGCAGCAGCGGTTTAAGTATCACGTTGAGAAGTTTGCCCGATCGCACCGCTGGCAGCTCGTACATCAATGGCTGGGCGCAGACCTGGATCAGAATTTAGGGATGTCGATGCAGCAGTGGGAAAATTTTCTTCAGCAGCTTTCTCCCGACCAGCAGCAGCTCATTCAGCTAAAACGGCAGCAGCGCAGCGATCAGGAAATTGCCAAGAAATTACGCTGTACTCCCAAACAGGTGCAAAAACGGTGGGTTGCCCTCCTGGAAATGGCATGGCAGGCACGTAATAATATAAGTCCCTAA
- a CDS encoding calcium-binding protein, whose protein sequence is MAIINGTNISDRLFGTIDADQLNGLAGGDLLLGDSGDDILDGGLDDDQMRGGSGNDIYIVDSDRDQVIEDPNGGTDLVRSSARFTTLSASVENLELVSGASVGRGNELNNTITSFVGSSLFGGSGDDTLNGSVFDDQLFGEAGNDILNGGAGNDVLDARLNDFFTGRDILNGGSGDDTYIINANSIVNEDANAGIDTVRAISSYTLTANVENLTFSGISNAVVGTGNALNNSIVGGNGNDTLKGEAGNDTLGERNNVIQNFTGLVELGDFGDDVLDGGTGDDTMFGGIGNDTYIVDSVGDRAIEFVSSVADPETGFIFQGGVDTVQASVSFTLGNLLENLTLTGTAAINGTGNSLNNTLTGNNAANTLEGLAGNDTLLGRGGADVLRGGAGNDVLVGGAGADVLTGGDGADSFVFDIGSAYNQNTIGKDIIKDFRIGLDKIVLDQTTFGNISRSDFAIVANDLAAATNTKLIVYSEATGKLFFNQNGSASGLGRGGYFATLQGAPELSASDIQIQA, encoded by the coding sequence ATGGCAATTATTAACGGAACCAACATCAGCGATCGTCTCTTTGGCACGATCGACGCAGATCAACTCAATGGTCTGGCTGGAGGCGATTTACTTTTAGGAGATTCCGGCGACGATATTCTGGATGGCGGTCTGGACGATGACCAGATGCGCGGCGGCAGCGGCAACGATATTTACATTGTGGATAGCGATCGGGATCAGGTTATTGAAGATCCGAATGGCGGCACTGATTTAGTGCGATCGAGTGCCCGGTTTACAACGCTCTCCGCCAGCGTGGAAAACCTGGAGCTGGTCAGCGGGGCATCGGTGGGTCGCGGCAACGAGCTGAACAACACGATCACCAGTTTTGTGGGCAGCAGCCTGTTCGGTGGCAGCGGTGACGATACGCTAAACGGCTCTGTGTTTGACGATCAGCTTTTTGGCGAAGCGGGAAACGATATTTTGAATGGCGGCGCAGGAAACGATGTACTCGATGCCCGTCTCAACGATTTTTTCACCGGACGCGATATCCTGAATGGCGGATCGGGCGATGACACCTATATCATCAACGCCAACTCGATTGTCAATGAAGATGCCAACGCCGGAATTGATACGGTGAGAGCCATCAGCAGCTATACGCTCACAGCAAACGTCGAAAATCTCACCTTCTCCGGCATCAGTAACGCAGTCGTTGGAACGGGCAACGCGCTCAACAACTCGATCGTGGGCGGTAACGGCAACGATACGCTAAAGGGGGAAGCGGGCAATGACACCCTGGGCGAACGGAATAATGTAATCCAGAATTTCACGGGTTTGGTGGAACTGGGCGACTTTGGCGATGATGTCCTGGACGGTGGCACGGGCGACGATACGATGTTCGGGGGGATTGGCAACGACACCTATATTGTTGATAGCGTGGGCGATCGGGCGATCGAGTTTGTCAGTTCGGTTGCCGACCCTGAAACCGGATTTATCTTCCAGGGTGGGGTTGATACGGTGCAGGCTTCGGTTAGCTTTACCCTGGGCAATTTGCTGGAAAATCTGACCCTGACGGGAACTGCCGCAATCAATGGGACAGGCAATAGCCTCAATAACACCCTTACGGGCAACAATGCTGCGAATACGCTGGAGGGTCTGGCAGGAAATGATACGCTGTTGGGCAGGGGCGGTGCCGATGTGCTGCGGGGTGGTGCAGGAAACGATGTGCTGGTCGGCGGCGCAGGTGCCGATGTTCTAACGGGGGGTGATGGCGCAGATTCCTTTGTATTTGACATTGGTTCTGCCTACAACCAGAACACGATCGGCAAAGACATCATCAAAGACTTTAGGATTGGTTTAGACAAAATCGTGCTGGATCAAACGACTTTTGGCAACATCAGCCGATCGGACTTTGCGATCGTGGCAAACGATTTGGCGGCAGCAACTAATACCAAACTCATCGTTTACAGCGAAGCAACGGGCAAACTGTTCTTTAACCAAAACGGCAGTGCCAGCGGATTGGGTCGAGGCGGATATTTTGCCACCCTGCAAGGCGCACCCGAATTGAGTGCAAGCGACATTCAAATTCAGGCGTAG
- a CDS encoding NAD(+) kinase: protein MQLQQIIVAYKSGDPLSQRTAEQCADQLEKRGCHVLVGPSGPKDNPYPVFLASVQKPIDLAVVLGGDGTALAAARHLSPDGIPILAINVGGHLGFLTESADELRKPEAIWDRLAGDRFAVQRRMMLQATVYEGNRTNLDPMSDRYLALNEMCVKPASADRMITSFLEVEIDGEIVDQYQGDGLLVATPTGSTCYTLAASGPIVHPGMEAMIITPICPLSLSSRPIVLPPGSVISIWPLADRDLNTKLWMDGVLATAIWPGQRVDIRMAERPAEFIILRENYSYYQTLREKLQWAGAIVRHSNNHRN from the coding sequence TTGCAACTTCAGCAAATTATTGTCGCGTACAAATCCGGAGATCCGCTCAGTCAAAGAACCGCTGAACAGTGTGCCGATCAGCTTGAGAAGCGAGGCTGTCACGTTCTAGTCGGACCGAGTGGACCCAAAGATAATCCCTATCCAGTCTTTCTTGCCTCCGTGCAAAAGCCGATCGATTTGGCAGTGGTTCTCGGAGGCGACGGCACGGCTCTCGCAGCCGCAAGACATCTTTCCCCAGATGGCATCCCGATTTTGGCAATCAATGTCGGCGGTCATCTGGGCTTTTTAACGGAATCGGCGGATGAACTGCGGAAGCCGGAAGCCATTTGGGATCGATTAGCAGGCGATCGGTTTGCCGTCCAGCGGCGGATGATGCTCCAGGCAACGGTCTATGAGGGCAACCGCACCAACCTCGACCCGATGAGCGATCGCTATCTGGCGCTAAACGAAATGTGCGTCAAGCCTGCCTCCGCCGATCGCATGATCACCTCTTTCCTGGAAGTCGAAATCGACGGAGAAATTGTCGATCAGTATCAGGGGGATGGTCTGCTGGTGGCAACTCCCACAGGTTCAACCTGCTACACGCTGGCGGCAAGTGGTCCAATCGTCCATCCCGGCATGGAAGCGATGATCATTACGCCTATTTGTCCCCTCAGTTTGTCCAGCCGACCGATCGTGCTGCCACCCGGCTCCGTCATTAGCATCTGGCCCCTTGCCGATCGCGATTTGAACACGAAACTTTGGATGGACGGCGTTTTAGCAACGGCGATCTGGCCCGGTCAGCGAGTTGATATTCGCATGGCAGAACGTCCGGCGGAATTCATTATCCTGCGCGAAAACTATTCCTACTACCAAACTCTCCGGGAAAAGCTGCAATGGGCAGGGGCGATCGTGCGGCATAGCAATAATCATCGGAATTAG
- a CDS encoding cysteine hydrolase family protein, translated as MNRSLRSLGVPPNAWAVDAQVADITRPPISPRPIELPTDSKTLRLDLAKAALIVVDMQNDFCHPDGWLAHIGVDVTPAREPIAPLKSLIPELRQADVPIVWLNWGNRPDLLNISAGLRHVYNPTGEGVGLGDSLPKNGTPVLQKGSWAAAVVEELIQEPNDIWVDKYRMSGFWDTPLDSILRNLGRTTLFFSGVNADQCVFATLLDANFLGYDCILLRDCTATTSPDYCLSATLYNVNQCFGFVADSTALLKTL; from the coding sequence ATGAACCGTTCCCTTCGATCGCTGGGTGTGCCGCCGAATGCCTGGGCAGTGGATGCACAGGTAGCAGATATTACCCGTCCGCCCATTTCCCCTCGCCCGATCGAGCTGCCGACCGACAGCAAAACCCTGCGACTGGATCTGGCAAAAGCTGCCTTGATTGTGGTGGATATGCAGAACGACTTTTGCCACCCGGACGGCTGGCTGGCGCATATTGGGGTGGATGTTACCCCTGCTCGTGAACCGATCGCGCCGCTGAAGTCTCTAATTCCGGAACTGCGGCAGGCGGATGTGCCGATCGTCTGGCTCAACTGGGGCAACCGTCCCGATTTGCTCAACATCAGTGCCGGACTGCGCCATGTTTATAACCCCACGGGTGAGGGGGTGGGGCTGGGGGATAGTTTGCCCAAGAACGGTACGCCTGTTTTGCAGAAAGGAAGCTGGGCGGCAGCCGTCGTGGAGGAACTGATCCAGGAACCAAACGATATTTGGGTGGATAAATACCGGATGAGTGGCTTCTGGGATACGCCCCTTGACAGCATTCTGCGAAACCTGGGCAGGACTACGCTATTCTTCAGCGGTGTCAATGCCGATCAGTGCGTTTTTGCTACCCTGCTGGATGCGAATTTCCTGGGCTACGACTGTATTTTGCTGCGCGACTGTACCGCTACTACCTCGCCGGACTACTGTCTGAGCGCCACACTGTACAACGTTAACCAGTGCTTTGGTTTTGTGGCGGACTCTACAGCGTTGCTGAAAACCCTCTGA
- a CDS encoding NADH-quinone oxidoreductase subunit J — protein MTIADGVQIVSFGILAFMMIGAALGVVLLQNIVYSAFLLGLVFISISGFYILLNAGFVAAAQVLIYVGAVNVLILFGIMLVNKRQPFSPVKNAWIGQAATASVCLGLFALLGAMILATPWALSTAIPAGEQALITLGKHFFSDYLLPFELASVLLLMALIGAIVLARRDFLPDELAEQERGQPSLTLPERPRELIPGSRK, from the coding sequence GTGACGATTGCAGACGGAGTACAAATCGTTTCTTTTGGTATTTTGGCATTCATGATGATTGGAGCCGCGCTCGGAGTGGTGCTGCTGCAAAACATCGTCTATTCTGCCTTTTTGCTGGGTCTGGTGTTTATCAGCATTTCCGGCTTTTACATTCTGCTGAATGCTGGCTTTGTAGCGGCGGCGCAGGTTCTCATCTACGTGGGAGCCGTCAACGTGCTAATTCTGTTCGGGATCATGCTGGTGAACAAGCGGCAGCCCTTCAGTCCCGTGAAGAATGCCTGGATTGGTCAGGCGGCAACGGCATCAGTCTGCCTCGGCTTGTTTGCCCTGCTGGGTGCGATGATCCTGGCAACCCCCTGGGCACTCTCTACCGCAATTCCGGCAGGAGAGCAGGCACTCATCACACTGGGCAAGCACTTCTTCAGCGATTACCTGCTGCCGTTTGAGCTGGCTTCAGTGCTGCTGCTGATGGCGCTGATTGGGGCGATCGTCCTGGCACGTCGAGATTTTCTGCCGGATGAGCTGGCTGAGCAGGAACGTGGACAGCCTTCCCTCACCCTGCCGGAGCGTCCCCGCGAACTAATTCCGGGCAGCAGAAAGTAA
- a CDS encoding CocE/NonD family hydrolase, translating to MLYSVCPKQTLSMTTSDGVRLDADVYYPDSNSPDSRESFPVLLMRQPYGRSIASTVVYAHPSWYAAQGYIVVIQDVRGRGSSEGEFDLFVNEIADGYEAVQWAAGIPQSTGQVGMYGFSYQGMTQLFAAAKCPPALKTICPAMAAYDLYEDWAYEGGAFCYQLNLGWGIQLASETVRRQGKTEAYQTLYSTARNLPLTDAVNPRSPLLEELAPDCHYHPWLKESDPQADYWQQRSPCYCLQEVDLPMLHIGGAYDTHLRGTVKLYQTMTQQTNSSQHLIIGPWAHLPWSRKVGAVDFGEAAHSPIDRLQIRWFDHFLKGIDTGLLEEPPIAWFELGSNEWRKFNAFPNPVPQKFYLETTGLGAMSEQEGRLTIDSPNSPLPDTVVHDPWRPVPSLGGHSAYPAGCFDRSAIDGRSDVLTYTTDPLTADLHFAGEIVVELQALADAPSFDLCAVLSEVKPNGAAFNLTQGYLRISSSEPAAGDPYRIILQPLCARIAAGHSLRLSISGACFPAYAMNSGTGSLPQDSQLLEAKVITITVRSDIEERSQLLLPVI from the coding sequence ATGCTTTATTCGGTGTGTCCCAAACAAACCCTATCGATGACCACGTCCGATGGGGTCAGGCTCGATGCAGATGTCTATTATCCCGACAGCAATTCCCCCGACAGTCGCGAGTCCTTCCCGGTGCTGCTGATGCGCCAGCCCTACGGACGATCGATCGCTTCTACGGTGGTTTATGCTCATCCGTCCTGGTATGCAGCGCAGGGCTATATTGTGGTGATTCAGGATGTGCGGGGGCGCGGCTCTTCGGAGGGGGAGTTTGACCTGTTTGTGAATGAGATTGCCGACGGCTATGAGGCGGTGCAGTGGGCAGCAGGCATACCCCAGAGTACAGGACAGGTGGGAATGTATGGCTTTTCCTATCAGGGGATGACCCAGCTTTTTGCCGCAGCGAAGTGTCCCCCCGCTCTGAAAACCATCTGTCCGGCGATGGCAGCCTATGACCTTTACGAAGACTGGGCGTATGAGGGAGGCGCATTCTGCTATCAGCTTAATCTGGGCTGGGGGATTCAGCTCGCCTCGGAAACGGTGCGGCGACAGGGCAAGACGGAGGCATACCAGACGCTTTACAGCACTGCCCGAAATTTGCCCCTGACTGATGCGGTCAATCCCCGATCGCCTTTGCTGGAAGAACTTGCGCCCGACTGTCACTATCACCCCTGGCTAAAAGAATCCGATCCCCAGGCGGACTACTGGCAGCAGCGATCGCCCTGCTATTGTCTCCAGGAGGTCGATTTGCCGATGCTCCACATTGGAGGCGCGTACGATACCCATCTGCGCGGCACGGTCAAGCTGTATCAGACCATGACTCAGCAAACCAATTCTTCCCAACACCTCATCATTGGACCCTGGGCACACCTTCCCTGGAGCCGCAAAGTGGGAGCCGTCGATTTCGGTGAAGCCGCCCATAGCCCGATCGATCGTCTGCAAATTCGCTGGTTCGATCATTTTCTCAAAGGCATCGATACCGGACTGCTGGAAGAACCGCCGATCGCCTGGTTTGAGCTAGGCAGCAACGAATGGCGAAAATTTAATGCCTTCCCGAATCCCGTCCCCCAAAAGTTTTATCTAGAAACAACCGGATTAGGGGCGATGAGTGAGCAGGAGGGTAGGTTGACGATCGATTCTCCCAATTCCCCCCTTCCCGATACAGTGGTTCACGATCCCTGGCGACCTGTTCCCTCCCTCGGCGGACATTCTGCCTATCCCGCTGGATGCTTCGACCGTAGCGCAATTGATGGACGATCGGATGTACTGACCTACACTACCGATCCGTTGACCGCAGATCTTCACTTTGCTGGGGAAATTGTGGTCGAGCTACAGGCGCTCGCCGATGCCCCCAGCTTCGATCTCTGTGCCGTCCTTTCGGAAGTCAAACCGAATGGCGCTGCCTTTAACCTGACTCAAGGCTATCTGCGAATTTCCTCCTCTGAGCCTGCCGCTGGCGATCCCTACCGCATAATCCTTCAGCCCCTTTGTGCCCGGATTGCCGCTGGACATTCCCTCAGACTCAGTATCAGCGGAGCCTGCTTTCCCGCCTACGCTATGAATTCTGGCACAGGTAGCCTGCCCCAGGACAGTCAATTACTAGAGGCAAAGGTGATTACGATTACGGTGAGGAGTGATATTGAGGAGCGATCGCAACTCCTCCTGCCCGTCATCTGA
- the nuoK gene encoding NADH-quinone oxidoreductase subunit NuoK — protein sequence MQLQYFLLLAAALFCIGVYGLVTSRNAIRVLMSIELMLNAVNLNLMAFSNYLDPQAIRGQVFTVFVITIAAAEAAVGLAIVLSIYRNRDTVDMEQFNMLKW from the coding sequence ATGCAACTGCAATACTTTCTTCTTCTGGCTGCGGCTCTGTTCTGCATTGGGGTTTACGGTCTGGTCACAAGCCGTAACGCGATTCGCGTGCTGATGTCGATCGAGCTGATGCTAAACGCAGTCAACCTGAACCTGATGGCGTTCTCCAACTACCTCGACCCGCAGGCAATTCGCGGACAGGTATTTACCGTATTCGTGATTACGATCGCGGCAGCAGAGGCGGCAGTCGGTCTGGCAATCGTGCTGTCCATCTATCGGAACCGCGATACAGTGGATATGGAGCAGTTCAATATGCTCAAGTGGTAA
- a CDS encoding cupin domain-containing protein, with protein sequence MDASCIIPVIKTPKDYQAYRISPQDTNRLAIVFDPSSANMSLTYCVEIFDVGGKTPPNRHQLAVEMFFVLKGEGVATCDGKAVPIQAGDSLLVPATGTHVIENTGSDRLYALCIMVPNEDFAELIRSGTPVELDDQDMAVLRRSDALVKG encoded by the coding sequence ATGGACGCTTCCTGCATTATTCCGGTTATCAAAACGCCGAAGGACTATCAGGCATATCGCATTAGTCCCCAGGACACCAATCGGCTGGCGATCGTCTTTGATCCCTCTAGTGCCAATATGTCTCTGACCTACTGCGTCGAAATCTTTGATGTGGGAGGAAAAACGCCGCCAAATCGCCATCAGCTTGCGGTAGAAATGTTCTTTGTACTGAAGGGCGAGGGTGTAGCAACCTGCGACGGCAAAGCGGTTCCGATTCAGGCAGGCGATAGTCTCCTCGTGCCAGCCACCGGAACCCATGTGATTGAGAATACGGGAAGCGATCGGCTCTATGCTCTCTGTATTATGGTTCCCAACGAGGATTTTGCAGAGCTAATTCGCAGCGGAACTCCGGTTGAACTAGACGACCAGGATATGGCAGTACTGCGGCGGTCTGATGCGCTGGTGAAAGGTTAG
- the nuoH gene encoding NADH-quinone oxidoreductase subunit NuoH has translation MSSGIDLQASFIQLATDLGLSPSLAKVLWIPLPSILLLVGATFGVLVTTWLERKISAAAQQRIGPEFAGPLGMLIPVADGLKLLVKEDLVPTRSDSILFTLGPVLVVVPVFLSFLIVPFGQNLQITDLGIGIFLWISLSSIAPIGLLMAGYASNNKYSLLGGLRAAAQSISYELPLALSVLAVVMMSNSLSTVDIVQQQSGYGILGWNVWRQPLGFIIFWISALAECERLPFDLPEAEEELVAGYQTEYSGMKFALFYLASYVNLVLSALLFAVLYLGGWEFFIPVGTIANWIGVSENTAWLQVITGGLGIMMTVLKAYLLVFLAILLRWTVPRVRIDQLLDLGWKFLLPVSLVNLLLTAGLKLAFPVAFGG, from the coding sequence ATGAGTTCAGGAATTGATCTGCAAGCAAGTTTTATCCAGCTAGCTACGGATTTGGGTCTGTCCCCCAGCCTTGCAAAGGTGCTGTGGATTCCCCTGCCGTCGATTCTGCTGTTAGTAGGAGCCACGTTTGGTGTTTTGGTCACCACCTGGCTTGAGCGAAAAATCTCCGCTGCCGCGCAACAACGGATTGGTCCTGAGTTTGCGGGTCCGCTTGGAATGCTGATTCCGGTCGCAGACGGTCTGAAGCTGCTGGTTAAAGAAGACCTCGTTCCCACCCGGTCTGACTCGATTCTCTTCACCCTCGGACCTGTGCTGGTGGTAGTTCCGGTCTTCCTCTCCTTTTTAATTGTGCCCTTTGGGCAAAACCTGCAAATTACTGACCTGGGCATCGGCATCTTCCTCTGGATCTCGCTGTCGAGCATTGCGCCGATCGGTCTACTGATGGCAGGGTACGCTTCCAATAACAAGTACTCCCTTCTGGGTGGACTGCGGGCAGCGGCTCAGTCAATTAGCTATGAACTGCCCCTGGCGCTGTCGGTGCTGGCGGTGGTCATGATGTCGAACTCGCTCAGCACGGTGGACATTGTGCAGCAGCAGTCGGGCTACGGCATTCTGGGCTGGAACGTCTGGCGGCAACCCCTCGGCTTCATTATTTTCTGGATTTCTGCTCTGGCGGAGTGCGAGCGTCTGCCCTTTGACTTGCCGGAAGCGGAGGAAGAACTGGTTGCCGGATATCAAACCGAGTATTCCGGTATGAAGTTCGCCCTGTTCTATCTCGCGTCCTACGTCAACCTGGTGCTGTCTGCCCTGCTGTTTGCGGTGCTGTACCTGGGCGGATGGGAGTTCTTCATTCCCGTGGGGACGATCGCCAACTGGATCGGCGTGAGCGAAAATACCGCCTGGCTGCAAGTGATCACGGGTGGTCTAGGCATCATGATGACGGTGCTGAAGGCGTACCTGCTGGTCTTCCTGGCGATTCTGCTGCGCTGGACGGTGCCCCGTGTGCGGATTGACCAACTGCTGGATCTGGGCTGGAAGTTCCTGCTGCCCGTGTCGCTGGTGAATTTGCTGCTGACCGCTGGTTTGAAGCTAGCGTTTCCCGTTGCCTTCGGCGGCTAG